The genomic stretch GCAGGAAAGATTAAGAATCTGATGTCCTTATGAATTCTATTTCTCACagtaataaattataattctgcattttattttcaaaaggaaGTCCTATTTTCTTTGGTAACATGTTATGTTCTCTCCAAGCACAGCAAGGCTCAGTAATCaaaggaggctgaggaggctgAAAGCTCAAACAAAGCTGCCATTCACCTTTCAGGGCTTTAATGGTCAGCCCACTCTCAGTAGGGAGTCAAATTACATTTGCAGGAACCTTTGCAGACAAAGTTACCCCTCCACTAGCTTGCACCCTTGCCTTCCCTCCTACTCCTCTCACACCCCTCTTCAAGTACACACATTGCCTAAGCTCTCATCACAGGCCTGACAAGGCCTCCGTTGGAAGTAGGTGGAGCATGTGTAGCACTGGCAATTCTAAGTACTGCTTTCctacctcctcctttccctcGGCCTGAGCACACAGGGGAACTAGCAATAGAACTGAGGCTGCTGAGTTAAAGACATGGAAGAGCCTCAACTTAACTCAGACAAGCCAGAGAAAAACTTCAGCTTGGGATGTGGGGTAAACATAATGCAAACAGCAAAGAAAATTAGTCTTATGTAATCGCTATGTTCAAAGACATTCTCAAGAGAACCAAGCAAAACCAGAGAGCCATGAAAGCGAAATGTTATCTACATCAGCTGTCTGACCTACACTGCAGTTTCTTTTGAAACAAGGCAGATGAAATGTGAATTACAGAAAGAAAATctgtttcctgagccttgaaTTGTTATGTTTTGTGGGTGGTGGGGAACTGAGCCCCATTATTAGAAAATTGTCTTTGAGCACATTTAGGTTGGCATAGGTCTTAAAACTGATGAGAAAATCCAAACAGCAGAATATTCTCTGGGTGTTTTAACATCATCCCTAAAAGAGAAGAAACTAGTTTCTCCCTGACCTGACCCATGAGCTCCACAGTCACAGCCAGGATCCTGCTCGTCCTAAAATGACTGACAGCTGCAATCTTCCAGGGAAATCCTGGGACATCAGGAAGTGGCCTGGACTTGCCCCCCATCTGTCTGACCCATCAATTGCCAGGATCCTTCTTATCCTATCATCAacctaaataaaaaattaaaacaccagGGAGAGATTAACCTAAGAATACGTATTCTAATTTGAGAGTAACAGGGAATATTACAACTCAAATCCACATAGCACAGTAAACCATGGGCATATTCAAAGAGTCTGAGGCAAGGGAAAACTTGTAAAGATAAAACAAAGAAGATCATATCTGGTGTTTTCAAACAAAAATTCATGCATCAATGATTAAAGTACTTTTTGTGTCAGGTTCAGTAGCATCTGCACATGCTCATGGATTTGGTAATCTTCCATGACAGCTATTCTTGGGCAATTATCTGTAAGAATCCTTTCCTAATACCTGTCAGCTCCATTGACTTTGTATGAACTTTTATATAAGGCCCTTCTCTTTAATTCTGACAGTCTCACTAGCCTGCTCTCTAATGCTGGATTCTCACCTGGCTTTTCTTCCACCAGTGTGCCCTCAATAACCTTCTGACCTTTTGTATTTCGTTCTTCAAGCTCAGCCTCTTTAAGTTCCCCTTCTTAATAAAACATTTCCTGGGCACTACTGTATACAATAGTTTCCATTGCCTCTAAGCACTGACAGAAAGCATCCACGCATGACTAGAAGCTCTTTTAgattttataaacatatatagtttttaattttatgtattgtCACACATTGTGTCTCCAAACAGATCCTGAagccaagaacaaaaacaaagccttttTTCTACTTCTTAAACATACCTTTATTGATAAAGCACAACTCTTAGATGAACAAATCTAAATCAATACAAAAGTATAGCTTGTTAGACATAATAGTTTCTTCATTGTATGGTTTAGTTAAACAATAAAAATCTCTCAACTTAGGTAGCAAGTTGGATTAATAAATGCTTTTGTTGTGCAAGCTCTAATATGTATTTGGCATATGTAAAATGGCTCAGTCTAAAGCCAGCATCAATGACTTAATAATCTGTGATATTTATTATTCCTAAACAGCAGCTCAAAGGACCTCTTTGTAACAAAAGTGCAATGAAAACCTAAGAATTTAGACAATATGCTGTTCCCATGTGCAAACTTTGAAACATTACATCAGTGTTGTTTGGAACAGATCTCAAATTATAGTTTGGTTAATACTTTTAGAACTTTCACTTTGACCACCACATCCTTATGATTTGCTAACGCTTTGATTTTCTTAACACACACTCCAGATTCTTTGAATAAGAAAAATAGTGAACTTCTGCTGAATTCTTTCCTGGATGATGCAAGCCCTTCACTTTTTATAttgtcatttatattttcaaaaaggGTAAGGATGTTAAGAAGAATCTCTCTATCCCATTCCTTATTAAATAGGGAAATCAGTTCTGATGGTACTTTACAACTAACCAGCTCTCTTGTCATGGCTGGATTTTCAGTAAAGTTTATAATTAGTTTCATAGTCTGTATCTTGGTGAAGTGATTTCCCAGGAATAACAAAGCAAAAAAGTCTGGAAAAGAATAGGAAAGCAAATGTTGGTAATGATTAGTCACAGTCATGTTGGTTAACAGTCTTAGTCCAGCCATCTGTACAGCTGAATCCAAGCGACAAATCATGGTATCATCACACACTTGACTGATGTAAGCCTTAATCTTGCCCTGGTTTTCAGAATTAACGCTCAAGTTATTAAGGGCATTGTAGGTCTTTTCCCTAATAATGGGGTCTTTGGTTTTTATCAGTTTTGCAATAATTGGGACACCACCCAATTCACGTATGGCATTTTGATTAAATGAATATGCTGCATTGTTACCTAGTGTAACCAAAGCTACCTCCTGAGTAAAAGGGTCATTCGTTCTTTCCAAGATGTTAAGGACCTTTTGAAGATCAGGGGCGCTCAGAATATCATCAATTTTATAGGGAAAGTTGAACTTGCCTCTTCTCACAGGCCATGCTGTGGCTGGGGCCTTAGAGCTCTTACTTCCGTTCTTTCTCTTGGTTTTTCCACTTGCTCTGCTCCTAGCCCTAGAGCCACTTCTTCCCGGGTGAcagcccccacccctgcctcctgGGCAGGGCAAACTTTGGGCCAGAGTCCTATTCCCAGAGATGTTAGGAAGCCTGAtccctctgcctgcctttgcaCGTGCCTGTTCCTTTAGGATCTTGAAAAGGGCCTTGGCCTTAGCTTCTAGGCCACCCCCACCCTGGGATTCTGGATGCACTTCCTTCTTTATCCCTGGACCATTTGCAGGTCCCACGTTCACTTCAGCCTTTGAGCTATCTTGAGATTTGGTTCCTGCCCCAACCCCAACATTAGTCTTCACTTCTCTCTCAGTTTTTCCCCAAATTTCTGGTTTGCCACTACAagattcttcctcttcttctttctcctcttcctcatcttcttcctcatcCCATAGTTTCTCATTCTCATCTTTTCCCCAGGTTAGTCTATATACACAGTAACAGGCACCAGCCCCGATGACCATGCCTGCAGCTACACACCCAGCTTCCCGGGTGCGCCCCATGGTACAGCTGGGGCAAATCCCTTAACCTGGACAGAGAGCAGACTTGTTCTGGTCCAGAATATTCCCAGGTCAGGGGCAAAGTCTTCAGATTCTACAGGTAGGAGCAGCTACAAACAGCAGATACAGTGATACCtaggggagaaaaaagaagattgcaGACTTTTGACTTCTCCAGTTATGACTTTGTACATAAATAGGACTTAATCTCTTacctataaacatacaaacatacagagaGATATTGGCCAGCATTTGGAACCTGGCACCCTCATCATTATTCCTTTCCTTTATGTGGAAGCAATTTTGAAAGTTTTCCAAACACCCAGATTCTCCAAACTTATGTTCTTTCACCCATCCCAAGAATATTAAATTGAATATATTTATAAGTTGCCTATGATCATTACCCTTCAAGATATCCTGAGTCAGGATCACAGAGTCACCCTCACATAGTTCTGATTAGTACCCTCCTCCTTTCCAGCCTCTTGCAGATCTGCAAACAAAAGAATACAGGTCTGATCTGAGAATTCAAGAACCAGATAAATGATACTCAAGAGAGGACATATTCTCCATCTTCTCAATTCCCATCCCCTTGTCTTTTACTGCAATGTTTCTTACCTTCTATTAACTTCCTCCTTGGATGATCAGTCCCCTGAGCAGTCCATCTATCCACTACCACTACCCTATCTCTCAGTTCTTCCAAAGGTAACACTACATGctgtaataatatattttaaaatgccacatacaacagatctgatatgaaagagatgtattggatggaggtggagagagagaaacatggcGCCCCCCCAGGagagaaaccaaagcagagagtgcaagagaagagagagaaaagtaagaGGCAGGAGTCCTTTTATCCCCAGCCCCTGGCAGTGGCAACCAATGATGACATCGCAGGTGGCTAATCAACCTAGGAGTGGGCTAGAGCATGACTTGTGAATGAACATATACCCTTCCATacgaaaataataataataataataataataaacagcaaCACTTAGATCAGATAGACTTTAAGTGCATCCACATTTACTTCTGCCACCTGGACTATCTTAAAGACAGCCTCCTCACTCTCTTGAACAATTACGTCAATTTCCACTGCTCACAGAaatttctttcctccctcatctcagcTCCTGACTTCACCATGCTTACAATCTAACAAACTGGGTGCCTATTAGACTAACACCAACAAGGACTGCACCATTCAGTATTTTAGAATAATGTCCTCCCCGTTTCCAACCCAGTACTAACCATCTCTAACCACCTCCTTCTTGGTTTCTGATCTGCAAAGTACTTCCTTTTGTGAGCTCAGGACCAACGTAAATAGACGGGCAAAGGGGATGCAGAGAAAGTCTGAGTCCACTGGAGTTCATAGTCACCATTGTTGTCTATCCCGGTGACCCCCCAAACAGTGTCATCATGCTTCTTCTGACCTACTTgatgagattttatttttcttcctcccctgttCCTCTGTTTGAACTGGTCTTCAGGAGCAAGATCCACGAATACAGGCGCCTACGCAAAGACAGAATACAAAACTTAGACCATCTAAGTGCGCTAGCTTTTCCAAATCCAGGAACCTGGTCGGCCAGACGGATTTCGTTTTATTATTTCTCACCCTACCCCCCCAGTTCTCTGGACTCCGTAGACACCGTCCCAGAGCTATACTACTACATCCTAGCACTTTTTTCTGCAGTGGTCCGCCATTTTCCCAGCAAAAACCACACCCCTTTGGAAGCACAGGACTGGAAGCCATCCCAGTTGGTTCCCCAACCCAGCCCACATCAAAgatagtcattttttttctgcacagcTGGGAGAACAGTCCTTTTTCCTGGGGCGTGGGGTGGGGAACGACGGACATATAAATTGCTAACGAGTGAATAATGGTCCCAAGTTACAATATAATCTTAAACACCACCACCCATTTCCAAGCCGCAAACAATCTGAGCTTTAACTGACTGACTTGCAGAAATTAGATGTCGATTATTCCTTTGTGTCAAAAAGTGCTGCACCCTACTGAATGGCACAGGACAAGAGTGCTCACTGCCTCAAATTTTTCTTCGTAGATGGACCCATGCACCCAACCATAATACTTGCCCCTCCGGATTCTAGGTTCTGACATGCCAAATACTCGCCTCCCCAAACGCTAATTGGGATCTGGGGTCTCTCCTGGAATCTCTCCCTCCAATGTTCAGTTCaccgttttcttttcttttttttttttttttttttttttttttttttttttacctaggaGGATCCGGATCCGAGGACAATGCAAGCGTGTGGAGAGAGCAGACTAGGTGGCTGGCATGTCTGCTAACTGCTACCTCCAAGACAGCGATTCCCCCCAGGCACCACCCATCCACAACACAGACCTGCTGTGATGCAGGCAAttaccttctcttcctccttctgcaGCAGGCCGGGCTGCTCGCAGCAATAACACAGAAAGAACAAACACCAAACGCAGACCAGAATTAGAAAGACGTCTGCACACGTAGACTTCAGCTCACGTGAGGGTCACGTCATCAGTGAGATCAGGACTCCAACTAGCACTCCCTCAAACACTGCAGCAAGAGGGAGCCTTTCCCCCTCCTTCTGTGCCATACCAGACCCTGCTATTCATTTTCCTCTTGGTTAATCTCCAAACCAGAAGGAGCTTCTTTTGTGGTTGGAATTTGCCTTTCTATGGTTAACAAGAAGACTGCACtggccttttcttcctcttctaagAGTAatcctggctttttatttttttaattcccacCCCAGATGCTTTCCCTTCTCCCTGGTCCCTTTCAGCTGGGAAGATCCTGCATCTTCCCCGCATTCTTATAACAAACAGGATTTCAGAAAAGGAGATATGGAGTGAAGTTTTTTTGACTTTCTTAAACTTTTCTCCACACTTGTTAAAAGTCAGCTTTGCTTTAACATTGaggatataaaattatatttttcctttgtgtCAGAAAAATTTAAGTAGAAGAGGAAAATCCAGTGGACCTTACTAATTGCACAAAACCACACAAAAATATTTCTACTGATTACAAATAGTTGCGATCACAACGCTAACTTGTTTTAAAATCAAAAACTGGAATTTTTGCATGTGAAtactctaaaaataaaaacatgaccAGTTGTCTAATTTGGGTCATTTTAAACAAACTGGTGATTATTTTTTGTACTTTTGGCTCAACTTGCAATTTGGTAAAGTAAAAGCAACACAATCTAGTCTAAgttatttaattaatgtaaaaCATGTATTGGAGCCCCAGAGTCTTAACTGATTGCTGTAGAAAAGATTTGATGGCTACTTTAAACACCTGCCCCTGGATTAGATAGCGGTGTTCTAAAGCTGTGACAGCTGAGAGTAAGAGACTATTCCTTTCCCCTTGCCCTCCCAAGAAGGGAGGAATGTGCTGCCCTCTTACATTCCACAGCCTCTCATTCCTTGTATTCAGGCAGCTGTTTTTTGCTcaaacccaacacacacacacacacacacacacacacacacacacacacacacaccaataaccACCACAACAGTATATGCCACTTTTATTCATATAACAACCCTAAGTATGTTGTACCCAAGTCCCACGGatcccaaagaccaccaaggagctgtTTCCGATGCAAATGCAGTAAGGTCTTCTCATTACAAACTGAGCTTGAGCCCACACTCTCACCAATGCAGCAGTTGAAAGTAGACCTCTGAGCTCAGAGGGAGGAGTGTGATTTAAATGTCCCAGCCCTTCCCAGCACACCTAAAGCATgggaattccagcctggcaagcatctattggttgaaacacaaagaggaatgttgcatttttaattgattggttataggaaggcccccaaaccattaatggtctgtcttcccttgtttggctgtctgAGGGAAGAGGGAcgatctgggctggtttcctagcaactgtacctctagtgggcaggaaagaatgcaccTTCCCTCAGGTGACTGGACGTGTCTCGATGTGTCTCGCCTTTCTTTAAGCTTGTGCattaaactttaatccaataacccaaaaaactaatttttaattctttggtctctcaagtaAATATATTTGGTCCCTTCATGGCTTTCCCCAAGTTTCCAAAAAGTATCTAAGCAGCGCATAAAAGAGCTTCCTATTTCCACCTCCCTCTTTGCCTTTATTCATGATGCTCCTAATACTGCTGCTATCTGCTGCTATCAGTGCCTGAGAAGAACAGCTTGCCAGGTCTCTCTGTCCTGCAAGAAATCCACATAGAGCCTTGTCTTATTTCAGGGTCACTGCCTACAGGTTCACATTCACATtgatgtatatatatgcatgtatatatgaggACAAccgggttacacagaaaaaccctgtctctataAAACcaatatacatgcatacacacacatacacacacacacacacacacacacacacatatgcttctctgtgtatctgtgtagcattggctgtcctggactccctttgtagaccaggctggcccaaaactcacagagatctgcctgcctctgcctcccagagtgttgggattacagacatgctccACTGTGCctagttttaaattatttctgatatatattttttctttagaacTGTAAGAGCGATCGCTCCATTATTTTTCAGCATAAAATTTGTCATATAAGAAGCCGAATTACaatttacttgcttttttttttttaagttgcattTTTCCCCTCTCTGGAAACTTATAGGGATTTATATTCTTGTGAACTTAAAAAATTTCACTAGGTTGTGACTAACCAATATTATttttgtgcttttaaaattttcttattcaGCATTTGTGATTGTTTTAGATCTTGAGGATCAAAATCTCAAGaagaattattttctattttctctttaaagtttAATGAGCTTTGGAGAGATATTGAATTGCCTGGAACTCAGACAAGTCATTCaacttttataacttttatttttttctatttagaaGAATTATATAATTAAGTGTCTGAAATAACTAATTTTATGTTCAGCCAGGTACAAGAAAGCAAGGttaagatctttaccaaccctgcatccgagagagggctaatatccagaatatataatgaactcaagacaTTAGACTccaacaaataatccaattaaaaactggggtacagagctaagcagagaattttcaacagaggaatattgaatggcagagaaacacttaaatgttcaacatccttagtcatcagagaaatgcaaatcaaaactcttgagattccatcttacaccgatcagaatgactaagataaaaaaaaaactcaagtgacaacacatgctggagaggatgtggagaaaggggaacccttctccattgctggtgggaatgtaaatttgttcaactactttggaaaccaatctggtgctttctcagacaatcaggaatagtgcttcttcaagatccagctataccactcctgggcatatacccaaaagatgctccaccattcaataagaacatttgctcagctatgttcatagcagctttatttgtaatagccagaatatggaaacaacctagatgtccctcaacagaagaatggatacagaaattgtggtacatttacacagtgtaatattcctcagctattaaaaacaaggaagttatgaaatttgcaggcaaatggatgcagggagtcttatggaagaaggtggggatggaagaacctggagggaacaagagctccacaaggagaccaacaaagcttaaAAAACTTgtgcccagggggccctgcagagactgatgcaccaaccaaggaccatacatggagaagatctagaccccctgctcagatgtagctgattggtagctcagtctccatgtgggctccctagtaaggggagcaggggctgtttctaacatggactctgctgcctgctctttgataacttctCCCCTGGGGATGTAGCCTTAGGgtaagaggatacaggcagtccttgATAAGCCAGGGtaagatggcaggggaggagaacttccccttttgGTGGACTAGAGGAAAAagatgggaggaagaaggagggagggtggtacttggaggagatgagggaggggcctacaatcaggatataaaattaataaattgtaagaaagaaaaaacagaagagaCAAAAAAGAGGGAGGTTAGCCTTTCTAGTGACATTTTAATCAAATCATATTTAAATAgacaaaactattttaaaatgaatttaaaacatttaaaactgaAGTTTAAATGTTCAGTTTCTGTTTTAAGAGCAGCTTGTTAATGCTCTACTTACAGAGTTTCCTCCTAGGTTTCTCAGCAAACAGATATTAGGTGGTTTACCATGTACAGTCCTTGCTTCATAAGCCCAGTGAACCTGAACTGAGTTCAACCCCAGAAttcatgtaaaggtggaaggagagaactgagaacCAACTCCATagagttgtcctgtgaccttcaCATGGGTGCCATGGCACATGTATACCTGAGCCACAAATACACACAGTAATAATGATAGTAGtagtagttgttgttgttgttgtacttTAAAAGATATTACCAGTTTCTTAAATTCTCCCATATTTTCTGTGTACAAGGACTTTTAACATCTTCGAACACAATAGATGACTACAAGACAATTTCACCTCCAGCTGAGATGACTACGTGAAAATTTATTCGTAAATGGAATAAAGTTTTAATGTCAAGCAGCTTTCAGTAGTAATGGTCTTCTAAAAACTTAAGGAATTTTTTGAATAGTATAGTTCTAATTTAGAGTGTTTTATGcatgcatataatatattcttataACCCCCCACTTCTTATAACTCCTCTCAAATGGCCTGCTTCCAACTTTATGgcttcttttatcttttatagATAGCCATTGTGTCCAAGTGTTGCTGCTCATACTCCTCTGGCTCTGACAACATCCTGTAGAGTGTGGTCACCTGACAAGGGGCCACACCCTTAATGAAAATAAACTCTCCTTCCCCTAACAGTTATCTACTGTTAATATTAGGTCCTCTCCTAGGAGTGGGGGCTCATGATTCTCCCCTCCCTCTATGCTGGAATGTTGAGTAGCTTGAGCTTGTATAGGTTTTATGCAAGTAACCATAACTGTTGTGAGTTCATGAATTCGGCACTCTTGTCATGTCCATAAAACATTGTTTCACTCTGCTCATACCCAATCTCTAGGTATAACAAGCTTTTCATCTCTCTTCTGTGGCAGGTAGTCACTGAGTCTCAGGGGAAAATGATGTGATATAGATGTCCCAATTTTGGCTGAGCATTCTACAGACACTTATTCATTCTACATTCATTTCTGTGTTGATCATTGTCTACctcacaaagaaacttctctgatgaggcctGAGAGTTTTACTCATCTATGGGcatggaaatacaaattaaaatggcaGTTGATACTATGTCTAGCAAAATAATAGTGGTAGGTTCACTCCTGGAGCTAGTGAGTTTCCCAACAGTGGGTTCTTGCCTAGACTTAACACTGCTGTAAGTGAGTTTCCTCCTATAGAGTAGGCCTTTAATCCAATCAGAAAACAGTTGATTACCTTcataacattcatgccactatttcACTCATGAGcatatcttgccatgctggttATTACTGTAGCACATGGATTTACAGTTGGTAAGACTATTGATAACTTTTTACTTCAAGCAGCCTGTACAGCACGGTTAGGTACTATGAAAGCTAACCAAAAGGGAAGAAGCTTCCTAGTCAGTACCAACTTGATTTTTCCATATTCCATGATCAAAGTGTATGCTATATTCAACAATGGGGTCTTACTATCAAGTTCTTGCTGGCAGTCAGAAATGCTATAAATAATCTGTATTGTTTGGAGGCTTTCTAAGACACTCCTGAACACAACTGAAGAGGTAGCATCCCATATGTGTTCACTGAGCTTTTTATTTGGCAACTTATGACCTCTGGGAGGAGCATTATCCTCTGTGTAGGGCGATTccaattaaacttttttttctgtgaaaaaatATATGAAGCTTATAAAATGGTAAGTTTTCATGGAATTGGGGAGGATAAGTGGAtggttgaagaaacaggaaaatttatcaggcatttgtatatgctcttttaaaataatctgataattaaataacaaataattattataatatattataattatattatattacatactacacataatatataatacattatattacatataattacatattacatattgcatgttacatattaaatatatatcatatatcacatatcacatagcatatatatatctatacatataatatacatcaAAGATGTTATAAAGATATAATATGTAAAgatatattataattattatattatataattataattaaataacactaaccatattctatattatattataattaatttttttcactttccttcttttaaacatgaaaaagaaatcaatagaTCACAGAGATATTTACACATCCATGTTTTTTATTGTGCTCTCATTGACATAAGTGGTCAATGGAAATAGTTTAGATGTTTTCAGGAAAGTGAATGGAAATCAAAGTTACTTTAGTCAAAGTAACCAAGATCCAAAAAGACAACTACCATATTTTCTGTTATATGAGGaaacagaatttttatttttttattttttgtgacagagtttctctgtatagccttggctgtcctggaactcactctgtagaccaggctggcttcctgtGTGGGGAGGTCATGATAGCAGATCATTAAAGAGGATAAATGAGTCTTGAGGAAAATGGGAAATAGAGTAATAGAATACATGTGattgaaaaggagaaaag from Meriones unguiculatus strain TT.TT164.6M chromosome X, Bangor_MerUng_6.1, whole genome shotgun sequence encodes the following:
- the Armcx1 gene encoding armadillo repeat-containing X-linked protein 1; the protein is MGRTREAGCVAAGMVIGAGACYCVYRLTWGKDENEKLWDEEEDEEEEKEEEEESCSGKPEIWGKTEREVKTNVGVGAGTKSQDSSKAEVNVGPANGPGIKKEVHPESQGGGGLEAKAKALFKILKEQARAKAGRGIRLPNISGNRTLAQSLPCPGGRGGGCHPGRSGSRARSRASGKTKRKNGSKSSKAPATAWPVRRGKFNFPYKIDDILSAPDLQKVLNILERTNDPFTQEVALVTLGNNAAYSFNQNAIRELGGVPIIAKLIKTKDPIIREKTYNALNNLSVNSENQGKIKAYISQVCDDTMICRLDSAVQMAGLRLLTNMTVTNHYQHLLSYSFPDFFALLFLGNHFTKIQTMKLIINFTENPAMTRELVSCKVPSELISLFNKEWDREILLNILTLFENINDNIKSEGLASSRKEFSRSSLFFLFKESGVCVKKIKALANHKDVVVKVKVLKVLTKL